In the Desulfuromonas sp. genome, one interval contains:
- the bioD gene encoding dethiobiotin synthase, protein MPTDFSQKGIFVTGTDTGVGKTLVSAALALFLRGFGIDVGVMKPVETGVDEPAGLGEDATLLQWAAKSGDAPDSICPCRLRLPLAPSEAASREGAAIDLSLLQDRFEALAGRHDFVIVEGAGGLMVPIAGGVLMADLARNLGLPLLVVARPGLGTINHTLLTVFAARTMELPLAGMIINGMPNSPDEAEQSAPHALAALASADLLGVLPRVAGEKREMAEALAKHIAALPSLFWLLKGLGLPTDLAGH, encoded by the coding sequence ATGCCGACTGATTTTTCACAAAAAGGTATTTTCGTGACGGGGACCGACACCGGGGTCGGAAAGACCCTCGTGAGCGCCGCCCTCGCCCTCTTCCTCCGCGGTTTCGGCATCGATGTGGGAGTGATGAAACCGGTGGAGACAGGAGTGGACGAACCGGCCGGCCTCGGAGAGGATGCCACCCTTCTTCAGTGGGCCGCAAAGAGCGGGGACGCCCCGGACTCCATCTGTCCCTGCCGCCTGCGCCTGCCCCTGGCCCCTTCGGAGGCGGCATCCCGGGAAGGGGCGGCCATCGACCTCTCCCTTCTGCAGGATCGTTTTGAAGCGCTCGCCGGGAGGCACGATTTCGTCATCGTCGAAGGAGCCGGCGGACTCATGGTACCGATCGCCGGCGGGGTCCTGATGGCCGACCTGGCCCGGAACCTGGGCCTGCCCCTCCTGGTCGTGGCCCGGCCCGGCCTGGGAACGATCAACCACACCCTGCTGACCGTCTTTGCGGCCCGCACCATGGAACTGCCGCTCGCCGGGATGATCATCAACGGCATGCCGAACAGCCCCGACGAAGCGGAGCAATCCGCCCCTCATGCCCTGGCCGCCCTGGCTTCCGCCGACCTCCTCGGGGTCCTCCCCCGGGTCGCCGGGGAGAAACGGGAGATGGCCGAAGCACTGGCGAAACATATCGCCGCCCTCCCCTCCCTCTTCTGGCTGCTCAAAGGCCTCGGCCTGCCGACCGATCTGGCCGGTCACTGA
- a CDS encoding HU family DNA-binding protein has translation MNKSELVEALANEKNLTYKKSEEIVSIIFDAMSEELSVGGRIEIRGFGSFVVKDYKAYMGRNPKTGEVIEVRPKKLPFFKVGKELRERVNK, from the coding sequence ATGAACAAGTCGGAACTGGTGGAAGCACTGGCTAACGAGAAGAACCTGACTTACAAGAAGTCAGAGGAAATCGTCAGCATCATTTTCGACGCGATGTCCGAGGAGCTGTCTGTTGGCGGACGCATAGAGATCAGGGGCTTCGGAAGCTTCGTCGTCAAAGACTACAAGGCCTACATGGGGCGCAACCCCAAGACCGGTGAGGTCATCGAGGTCCGTCCCAAAAAACTTCCCTTCTTCAAGGTCGGCAAGGAGCTGCGGGAGAGGGTCAATAAATAG
- a CDS encoding Na/Pi cotransporter family protein, translated as FGMKIMSEGLQKVAGDRMRKILGALTANRVVGTLVGLAVTAIIQSSSATTVMVVGFVNAGLMSLVQSIGVILGANVGTTVTAQLIAFKITKFALPAIGIGAGLKLFGRDRKWVYTGEIILGFGILFFGLSTMKHAFDPVKTSEEFRQIFTMVGDNHLIAVLIGALLTVIVQSSSATIGITLALATSGLLSFDASVALILGENIGTTITANLAAIGTNLAARRTAFAHFLFNALGVSYMLLLFPFFMDFISSITPGDADLVIQTQAQAEALGGSIGDKPFIARHIANTHTLFNIVNVIIFLPLVGLLAKLSTALIRGKDEEMEFHLKFIDNRVLNTPPIALGQARAETKRMGQLALEVFDESLLYLEKPDEKRIAVLEKKEEAIDLLQKEITDFLVALSQKSISKEASKEIASLMHMVNDLERVGDHCENLWSLGQRKRNQKIVFSDIAVGEIGEIAEQTRKFLAFVLSGLERGDKTILEKAHHMEDTVDSMEETLRNNHISRLNTGECAVLPGLIFIDMLHNFEKIGDHVYNVAQAVVGDK; from the coding sequence TTCGGCATGAAGATCATGTCCGAGGGTCTGCAGAAGGTGGCCGGAGACAGGATGCGCAAGATCCTTGGGGCCCTCACCGCCAATCGCGTCGTCGGCACCCTCGTCGGCCTCGCGGTCACCGCCATCATCCAGTCCTCCTCCGCCACCACCGTCATGGTCGTCGGCTTCGTCAACGCCGGCCTCATGTCCCTCGTCCAGTCCATCGGGGTCATTCTCGGGGCCAATGTCGGCACGACGGTCACCGCCCAGCTCATCGCCTTCAAAATCACCAAGTTCGCTCTCCCCGCCATCGGCATCGGCGCCGGGTTGAAGCTGTTCGGGCGCGACCGCAAGTGGGTCTACACCGGGGAGATCATTCTCGGGTTCGGCATCCTCTTCTTCGGCCTCTCCACCATGAAGCACGCCTTCGACCCGGTGAAGACCAGCGAGGAGTTCCGCCAGATCTTCACCATGGTCGGCGACAACCATTTGATCGCCGTTCTGATCGGCGCCCTGCTGACGGTCATTGTCCAGAGCAGCAGCGCCACCATCGGAATCACCCTGGCATTGGCCACGAGCGGCCTGCTCTCTTTCGATGCGAGTGTGGCCCTGATCCTTGGGGAGAACATCGGTACGACCATCACCGCCAACCTGGCGGCCATCGGCACCAACCTGGCGGCGCGGCGGACGGCCTTCGCCCACTTTTTATTCAACGCCCTCGGGGTTTCCTACATGCTCCTGCTTTTCCCCTTCTTCATGGACTTTATATCGTCCATCACCCCCGGGGACGCGGACCTGGTGATCCAGACCCAGGCCCAGGCCGAGGCCCTCGGGGGAAGCATTGGGGACAAGCCTTTTATCGCCCGGCATATCGCCAACACCCACACATTGTTCAACATCGTCAACGTCATCATCTTCCTGCCCCTTGTCGGACTCCTCGCCAAACTCTCCACGGCGCTCATCCGCGGAAAAGACGAGGAGATGGAGTTCCATCTCAAGTTCATCGACAACCGCGTCCTGAATACCCCGCCGATCGCTCTCGGACAGGCTCGGGCGGAGACCAAGAGGATGGGGCAGCTGGCTCTCGAGGTCTTTGACGAGTCCCTCCTGTACCTGGAAAAACCGGACGAAAAACGGATCGCCGTCCTGGAGAAGAAAGAGGAGGCCATCGATCTCCTGCAAAAAGAGATCACCGATTTCCTCGTCGCGCTCTCCCAGAAGTCGATCTCCAAGGAGGCGTCGAAGGAGATCGCCTCCCTGATGCACATGGTCAACGACCTCGAGCGCGTCGGGGATCATTGCGAGAATCTCTGGTCCCTCGGTCAGCGCAAAAGAAACCAGAAAATCGTTTTTTCCGATATCGCCGTCGGCGAGATCGGCGAGATCGCGGAACAGACCCGCAAATTCCTCGCCTTCGTCCTTTCCGGACTGGAGCGGGGGGACAAGACAATCCTCGAAAAGGCCCACCACATGGAAGACACGGTGGACAGCATGGAGGAGACCCTCCGCAACAACCATATTTCGCGCCTCAATACGGGCGAGTGCGCGGTCCTGCCTGGTCTCATCTTCATCGACATGCTTCACAACTTCGAAAAAATCGGCGACCACGTCTATAACGTGGCCCAGGCGGTGGTCGGAGACAAATAG
- a CDS encoding tetratricopeptide repeat protein gives MSIWNKIFGKSDPLSAGRRALQQRRWADALCHGESIDRDTLAPELLEGLDNLLIEARDGLAELNLSEGQACLRAGNADRAGDHFSLAAGQAVSPELKERVAESLAELEKGIPEAPLAKKTNGGSCGTGCGSTCSPGGDDGEGDGDAPEDGLDAETRLELVLATYPPELADRYRSSGAALREVLLLVHQGAEDEALAALERVPSGERSDLFHFEQGALLARLGKSKQGVKALETALSLNPSNLLAFEALVGLLSAAGQFRLVEQRLEKALADGIEPGFCHARLAAIRSRKGDLDGALAHGQKALQSGHVESETVFLTATLLERRGDLDGAEELLQRLGGGGCGGGGGNPLLGEFWLRHNKNLDQALESFKGALRQEPDNPRWTMRIGQAYIGRGWVKEGVPLLQKALSSSDLPPELGEEGKALLATCGKGK, from the coding sequence ATGAGCATATGGAATAAGATTTTCGGCAAGAGCGATCCCCTGTCCGCCGGGCGGAGGGCACTCCAGCAAAGACGCTGGGCCGACGCCCTTTGCCATGGTGAGAGTATCGACCGGGACACCCTGGCCCCGGAACTTCTTGAGGGGCTCGACAATCTGCTGATCGAGGCTCGCGACGGCCTGGCCGAGCTGAACCTCTCCGAAGGGCAGGCCTGTCTCCGGGCCGGCAATGCGGACCGGGCCGGCGACCATTTCTCCCTGGCCGCCGGGCAGGCCGTCTCTCCGGAACTCAAGGAGAGGGTGGCCGAGTCTCTCGCCGAGCTTGAAAAGGGGATCCCTGAGGCCCCTCTCGCCAAGAAGACGAACGGCGGCAGTTGCGGCACCGGATGCGGTTCAACCTGCTCCCCGGGGGGCGATGACGGCGAGGGAGACGGGGATGCGCCCGAAGACGGCTTGGATGCTGAAACCCGCCTGGAGCTCGTTCTCGCAACTTATCCCCCTGAACTCGCCGATCGCTACCGAAGCAGCGGGGCGGCCCTGAGGGAGGTGTTGCTGCTGGTGCACCAGGGGGCCGAAGACGAAGCCCTGGCCGCCCTCGAAAGGGTCCCTTCCGGGGAACGGTCGGATCTTTTTCATTTCGAACAGGGCGCCCTTCTTGCCAGGCTCGGGAAATCGAAGCAGGGGGTAAAGGCGCTGGAAACCGCCCTCTCGCTCAACCCCTCAAACTTGCTGGCCTTCGAAGCTCTTGTCGGGCTGTTAAGCGCGGCGGGGCAGTTTCGCCTGGTCGAGCAGCGCCTCGAAAAGGCCCTCGCCGACGGGATCGAGCCGGGGTTCTGCCATGCCCGACTGGCTGCCATCCGCAGTCGTAAGGGGGATCTGGACGGCGCCCTGGCGCACGGGCAAAAGGCTCTCCAGTCCGGACATGTCGAGTCGGAGACCGTTTTCCTGACCGCAACCCTTCTGGAGAGACGGGGAGACCTGGACGGGGCCGAAGAGCTGTTGCAGCGCCTCGGCGGAGGAGGGTGCGGCGGCGGAGGAGGAAATCCGCTCCTCGGCGAGTTCTGGCTGCGCCACAACAAGAACCTGGACCAGGCCCTCGAGAGTTTCAAGGGCGCGCTGCGCCAGGAACCCGACAATCCCCGCTGGACCATGAGGATCGGCCAGGCCTACATCGGCCGGGGATGGGTGAAGGAGGGAGTCCCTCTTCTGCAAAAAGCCCTCTCCAGTTCCGACCTGCCCCCGGAGCTGGGTGAGGAGGGCAAGGCCCTCCTGGCCACCTGCGGCAAGGGGAAATGA
- a CDS encoding cyclic nucleotide-binding domain-containing protein, translating to MSRQSGDRFETFRGSALLRNLDEGEIEALDAICSEKRIDEGATVFVENMPGESLYMVREGTIKVSKMLAEGEERIIIILGPEDVFGEMALLDGGARTATARVIEAASLLVLKKEDFDALCERNPALGIKLMRNIVQALSQRIRENAQEYRHMLLLALGEEA from the coding sequence ATGAGCAGACAGTCCGGCGACCGTTTTGAAACCTTCCGGGGCAGCGCCCTGTTGCGCAATCTGGACGAGGGGGAAATCGAAGCCCTCGATGCCATCTGCAGCGAAAAACGGATCGATGAGGGGGCCACCGTCTTCGTCGAGAACATGCCCGGCGAATCCCTCTACATGGTCCGGGAGGGGACCATCAAGGTCTCCAAGATGCTCGCCGAGGGGGAGGAGAGGATTATCATCATCCTCGGCCCGGAGGACGTCTTCGGCGAAATGGCCCTTCTCGACGGCGGCGCCCGCACCGCGACCGCCCGGGTCATCGAGGCGGCCAGCCTGCTCGTTCTGAAGAAAGAAGATTTCGACGCCCTCTGCGAGCGCAACCCCGCTCTCGGCATCAAGCTGATGCGCAACATCGTTCAGGCCCTCAGCCAGCGCATTCGGGAGAATGCCCAGGAATACCGGCACATGCTCCTTCTCGCCCTCGGCGAGGAGGCCTGA
- a CDS encoding XRE family transcriptional regulator yields the protein MVKKLIGKKLKATRLKNDMTIQELTESSKVSSNMISRIERGLTIPSVEILMKLAEAFGMSINYFVQEAEKGSTVVHTRKGHGEPIFFFEDKHQITSLTQGLRDPNFAVFYDTLERDCTSGEGGMVHNGEEFALVLRGSMEFVIEGERYQVEEGDSITFKASQPHSWRNRHDGQTVVLWVVSPAPEVSH from the coding sequence ATGGTAAAAAAACTGATCGGGAAAAAGCTGAAGGCCACGCGGCTCAAAAATGACATGACCATCCAGGAACTGACGGAAAGCTCCAAGGTCTCGTCGAATATGATCTCGCGAATAGAACGGGGTCTGACCATTCCCTCGGTCGAGATTCTGATGAAACTCGCCGAGGCCTTCGGCATGAGCATCAACTACTTCGTCCAGGAGGCCGAAAAGGGCTCGACGGTCGTCCACACCCGCAAGGGGCATGGCGAGCCGATCTTCTTTTTCGAGGACAAGCACCAGATCACCAGCCTAACTCAAGGTCTGCGGGACCCGAACTTCGCCGTTTTCTACGACACCCTGGAGAGGGACTGCACGAGTGGCGAGGGGGGCATGGTCCACAACGGCGAGGAATTCGCTCTCGTCCTCAGGGGCAGCATGGAATTCGTCATCGAGGGGGAGCGCTACCAGGTCGAAGAGGGGGACTCCATCACTTTCAAAGCGTCCCAGCCTCACAGTTGGCGTAATCGCCACGATGGGCAGACCGTCGTTTTGTGGGTCGTCTCCCCGGCCCCCGAAGTGTCCCACTGA
- a CDS encoding cupin domain-containing protein, with amino-acid sequence MISRIERGLTIPSVEILMKLAGVFNKSINYFVEEVTTTHEVVFTSPGHRDKTVYDDEHNMHTESFTSGLRDPQFMSFFCTVQKGGTSGVQNMYHPGDELIYVLEGQLRVNIAGETQILNPGDSLCFKSHLPHRWDNVGEEDAKVIWTLSPFTTI; translated from the coding sequence ATGATATCCCGCATCGAGCGGGGATTGACCATCCCTTCGGTCGAAATCCTCATGAAGCTTGCCGGCGTTTTCAACAAGAGCATTAATTACTTCGTGGAGGAAGTCACCACCACCCATGAGGTCGTCTTTACCTCTCCGGGCCATCGCGACAAAACCGTCTATGACGACGAACACAACATGCATACGGAATCGTTCACTTCGGGCCTGCGCGATCCCCAGTTCATGTCCTTTTTCTGCACCGTGCAGAAGGGGGGCACCAGCGGGGTCCAGAACATGTATCATCCCGGAGACGAACTCATCTACGTCCTGGAAGGGCAACTCCGGGTGAATATCGCCGGCGAAACACAGATCCTCAACCCTGGCGACAGCCTGTGCTTCAAGTCCCACCTGCCTCATCGCTGGGACAACGTCGGTGAAGAGGACGCCAAGGTGATCTGGACCCTGTCCCCGTTCACCACCATCTGA
- the bioB gene encoding biotin synthase BioB, whose protein sequence is MQGSYRDIFQKVAEGLLPSRSEALSILRARGADLGWILAGAQQLRENHSADRIRLCSIINAKSGRCAEDCSFCAQSSHHRTDAPVFPLKTAKDIVAEARRAEASGATCYGIVTSGTGIAPGRELEGLLSAIRQIRATTTLEPSASLGILTKETAGALAEAGCATYHHNLETARSFFPSICSTHGYEEDVLTVRLAKSAGMKVCCGGIFGLGESLEQRVELAETIRELDVDSVPLNFLNPVQGTPLEEAELLSPMDCLRIIAMFRHMLPDRKITVCGGRERNLRDFQSWIFLAGADGAMVGDYLTTGGRNLGADLQMFQDGELKIDAD, encoded by the coding sequence ATGCAAGGGTCATATCGGGACATTTTTCAAAAGGTCGCAGAGGGGCTCCTCCCGAGCCGGTCTGAAGCGCTGTCGATCCTTCGGGCCCGGGGCGCCGATCTGGGGTGGATCCTTGCAGGGGCCCAGCAGCTCCGCGAGAATCACTCCGCCGACCGCATCCGTCTCTGTTCCATTATCAATGCCAAATCGGGACGCTGCGCGGAGGACTGCTCGTTTTGCGCCCAATCGTCCCACCACCGCACCGACGCCCCGGTCTTCCCCCTCAAGACGGCGAAGGATATTGTGGCGGAAGCCCGCCGGGCCGAGGCCTCCGGGGCCACCTGCTACGGCATCGTCACCAGCGGCACCGGTATCGCCCCCGGTCGGGAACTGGAGGGACTCCTCTCGGCGATCAGGCAAATCCGGGCCACCACCACCCTGGAACCCTCGGCCAGCCTGGGAATCCTGACCAAAGAGACCGCCGGCGCATTGGCCGAGGCCGGGTGCGCGACCTACCACCACAACCTGGAGACGGCCCGTTCCTTCTTCCCCTCGATCTGCTCCACTCACGGCTACGAGGAAGACGTCCTGACCGTGCGCCTCGCAAAGAGTGCCGGGATGAAGGTCTGCTGCGGGGGCATTTTCGGTCTCGGAGAATCCCTGGAGCAGCGAGTGGAGCTGGCCGAAACCATTCGCGAACTGGACGTCGACTCGGTCCCTCTCAATTTCCTCAACCCCGTCCAGGGCACGCCCCTTGAAGAGGCAGAACTTTTGAGCCCCATGGACTGCCTGCGGATCATCGCCATGTTCCGCCACATGTTGCCGGATCGGAAAATCACCGTCTGCGGCGGAAGGGAGAGAAACCTGCGGGACTTCCAGTCCTGGATCTTTCTCGCCGGGGCCGACGGAGCGATGGTCGGCGACTACCTCACGACCGGCGGCCGCAATCTCGGGGCCGACCTTCAGATGTTTCAGGACGGGGAGTTGAAAATCGATGCCGACTGA